In Verrucomicrobiia bacterium, a single window of DNA contains:
- a CDS encoding TRAP transporter large permease subunit — MSHSSAPSPEVPAPEPANLPAGWKVVRQGENLIVVAALAAMTLLPVVEVALRQFFKTGVPASATMVQHLVLAVGMLGGALAARENRLLSLSVATHWLKDGWLTAARVFSNGFAAAISALLTAASWQFVMSQRSLGQEFAFGIPRWVVQSLIVVGFALVTVRLVWHAADRWRWRAVTLVLAAGFIAVALDAGIPPENLRWPAMIVLLLAVIFGAPIFTALGGIALIMLWSGGEPVGPIPLKHYQLTVNATLPSLPLFTLAGYFLAEGGAAKRLVRLFQAWFGSLRGGPAIVTTLVCAFFTSFTGASGATILALGGVLMPVLVSARYAERSSLGLLTGAGSLGMLFPPCLPPILYAIIASSGGEVSIGIKEIFLGGFLPGLLLVGLTVLWGLRIGKRAGDSARTPFVAREAWAATWAAKWELLVPVVALTSLFSGFATPVEAAALTAFYTFVVSVVIQRDLHLFRDVPRVMTECGLLIGGVLLILGVALGFTHYLIDAQIPDQAVAWATTTIHSKWIFLLVLNVVLLVIGGLVEIYAAIVVVVPLLVPIGAAFGIDPVHLGIIFLANMELGFLAPPVGINLLLASYRFNKPMSEVTRASLPMLAVMVIGVLLITYVPWLTTWLPGLFK; from the coding sequence GTGAGCCATTCCTCCGCACCGAGCCCGGAAGTTCCCGCCCCGGAACCGGCCAATCTGCCGGCGGGCTGGAAGGTCGTGCGTCAGGGTGAAAACCTGATTGTCGTGGCGGCGCTTGCGGCCATGACGCTGCTGCCCGTGGTGGAGGTGGCGTTGCGGCAATTCTTCAAGACCGGCGTCCCGGCCTCGGCCACGATGGTGCAGCATCTCGTGCTCGCCGTCGGGATGCTCGGCGGCGCGCTGGCGGCGCGGGAAAACCGGCTGCTCTCCCTTTCCGTTGCGACGCACTGGCTCAAGGACGGCTGGCTGACGGCGGCGCGGGTGTTCAGCAATGGCTTTGCGGCCGCCATCAGCGCCCTGCTGACGGCGGCCAGCTGGCAGTTTGTCATGTCGCAGCGCTCGCTCGGGCAGGAGTTTGCCTTTGGCATTCCGCGCTGGGTGGTGCAGTCGCTCATTGTTGTCGGCTTCGCGCTGGTGACCGTGCGGCTGGTGTGGCACGCCGCCGATCGCTGGCGCTGGCGCGCGGTCACGCTGGTTCTCGCGGCGGGCTTCATTGCGGTGGCCCTGGACGCGGGCATTCCGCCGGAAAATCTCCGCTGGCCGGCCATGATTGTGCTGCTGCTGGCGGTGATTTTTGGCGCACCCATTTTTACGGCGCTTGGCGGCATTGCGCTCATCATGCTGTGGTCCGGCGGCGAGCCGGTGGGGCCGATTCCGCTGAAACATTACCAGCTCACGGTCAACGCCACCCTGCCAAGCCTGCCGCTGTTCACGTTGGCGGGTTACTTCCTTGCGGAAGGCGGCGCGGCGAAACGGCTGGTGCGCTTGTTCCAGGCGTGGTTTGGCAGCCTGCGCGGCGGGCCGGCGATTGTGACGACGCTGGTGTGCGCGTTTTTCACTTCGTTCACCGGCGCCTCGGGAGCCACCATTCTGGCGCTGGGCGGCGTGTTGATGCCGGTGCTGGTTTCCGCGCGTTACGCGGAACGTTCTTCGCTTGGCTTGCTGACCGGTGCGGGCTCGCTTGGCATGCTGTTTCCCCCGTGCCTGCCGCCGATTCTCTACGCCATCATCGCCAGCAGCGGCGGCGAGGTGAGCATTGGCATCAAGGAAATCTTTCTCGGCGGCTTCCTGCCCGGGCTGCTGCTCGTGGGGTTGACGGTTCTGTGGGGGCTGCGCATCGGCAAGCGGGCGGGCGATTCCGCGCGCACGCCGTTCGTGGCGCGCGAAGCGTGGGCGGCCACCTGGGCGGCGAAGTGGGAGCTGCTCGTGCCCGTTGTCGCCCTGACGTCGCTGTTCAGCGGTTTTGCGACGCCGGTGGAGGCCGCGGCGCTGACGGCGTTTTACACGTTCGTGGTGAGCGTCGTGATTCAACGCGACCTGCACCTGTTCCGCGACGTGCCGCGTGTGATGACGGAGTGCGGTCTGCTCATTGGCGGCGTGTTGCTGATTCTCGGCGTGGCGCTGGGTTTCACCCATTACCTGATTGACGCGCAAATTCCCGACCAGGCGGTCGCGTGGGCGACGACGACGATTCATTCCAAATGGATTTTCCTGCTGGTGTTGAACGTGGTGCTGCTCGTCATCGGGGGACTGGTGGAGATTTACGCGGCGATCGTCGTGGTGGTGCCGCTGCTGGTGCCCATTGGCGCGGCGTTCGGCATCGACCCGGTGCATCTGGGCATCATTTTTCTCGCCAACATGGAACTCGGCTTCCTGGCGCCGCCGGTGGGGATCAATTTGCTGCTCGCCTCGTATCGCTTCAACAAACCGATGAGCGAGGTGACGCGCGCATCCCTGCCCATGCTGGCCGTGATGGTGATCGGAGTGTTGCTGATCACCTACGTGCCGTGGCTGACGACGTGGCTGCCCGGACTGTTCAAATGA